One genomic window of Halorubrum hochsteinianum includes the following:
- a CDS encoding acyl-CoA carboxylase subunit beta: protein MKVHVGAAATPEEAEAIAKSLAEHLGVDVDVHVGDGETPAASAEAPEPSYPLDDDLGPTDRERDLRAEIDDILQGGPEKYRERLSEQGKLFVRDRLDLWFGGENGTRGAGDASASDGDPAGVKFEDGKFAAFDDWHPNAPADEDGEGNEAGGDRLPGDGLLTGAAEFEGRDVHFMANDFTVKAGSMASKGVEKFLRMQQRALKTGNPVLYLMDSSGGRIDQQTGFFANREGIGKYYYNHSMLSGAVPQICVLYGPCIAGAAYTPVFADFTVMVEGMSAMAIASPRMVEMVTGEEIEMDALGGPRVHAEESGSADLVARDEEHARELVSDLIGYLPDQAGEKPPRRETKPPKFSPDGIDELIPESPNRAYDAHDLLDRIADAESVFELKEGYGPEIVTAFCRIDGRPVGVVANQPTERSGAIFPDAAEKAAEFIWTCDAYEIPLLYLCDTPGFMAGSQVEKDAILEKGKKMIYATSSATVPKQTVVVRKAYGAGIYAMGGPAYDPESVIGLPSGEIGIMGPEAAINAVYARKLAEIDDEEERAAEEERLREEYREGIDVHRMASEVVIDEIVPPSDLRAELAARFDFYEDVRKDLPEKKHGTVL, encoded by the coding sequence ATGAAAGTCCACGTCGGCGCGGCGGCGACCCCGGAGGAGGCCGAGGCGATCGCGAAGTCGCTCGCGGAACACCTCGGCGTCGACGTCGACGTCCACGTCGGCGACGGGGAGACGCCCGCCGCGAGCGCCGAGGCCCCGGAGCCGAGCTACCCGCTCGACGACGACCTCGGTCCCACGGACCGCGAGCGCGACCTCCGGGCCGAGATCGACGACATCCTTCAGGGCGGTCCCGAGAAGTACCGCGAGCGCCTCTCGGAGCAGGGGAAGCTGTTCGTCCGCGACCGGCTCGACCTCTGGTTCGGCGGGGAGAACGGCACCCGCGGGGCCGGCGACGCGAGCGCGTCGGACGGCGACCCGGCGGGCGTGAAGTTCGAGGACGGGAAGTTCGCCGCGTTCGACGACTGGCACCCGAACGCGCCGGCCGACGAGGACGGGGAGGGGAACGAGGCGGGCGGCGACCGCCTCCCGGGCGACGGCCTGCTCACCGGGGCCGCGGAGTTCGAGGGGCGCGACGTCCACTTCATGGCCAACGACTTCACCGTGAAGGCGGGGTCGATGGCGTCGAAGGGCGTCGAGAAGTTCCTCCGGATGCAACAGCGCGCGCTGAAGACGGGGAACCCCGTGCTCTACCTGATGGACTCCTCCGGCGGGCGGATCGACCAGCAGACGGGCTTCTTCGCCAACCGCGAGGGGATCGGGAAGTACTACTACAACCACTCGATGCTGTCCGGCGCGGTGCCGCAGATCTGCGTCCTCTATGGCCCGTGTATCGCCGGCGCGGCCTACACGCCCGTCTTCGCCGACTTCACGGTGATGGTCGAGGGGATGTCGGCGATGGCGATCGCCTCGCCGCGGATGGTCGAGATGGTCACCGGCGAGGAGATCGAGATGGACGCGCTGGGCGGCCCCCGCGTCCACGCCGAGGAGTCCGGCTCCGCCGACCTCGTCGCGCGCGACGAGGAACACGCCCGCGAGCTGGTCTCGGACCTGATCGGCTACCTGCCGGATCAGGCGGGGGAGAAGCCGCCGCGACGCGAGACGAAGCCGCCGAAGTTCTCGCCGGACGGAATCGACGAGCTGATCCCGGAGTCGCCGAACCGCGCGTACGACGCCCACGACCTCCTCGACCGGATCGCCGACGCCGAGTCGGTGTTCGAGCTGAAGGAGGGGTACGGGCCGGAGATCGTCACCGCCTTCTGCCGGATCGACGGGCGACCGGTCGGCGTCGTCGCCAACCAGCCGACGGAGCGGTCGGGGGCCATCTTCCCGGACGCCGCGGAGAAGGCCGCGGAGTTCATCTGGACCTGCGACGCCTACGAGATCCCCCTCCTGTACCTCTGTGACACCCCCGGCTTCATGGCCGGGTCGCAGGTGGAGAAGGACGCGATCCTAGAGAAGGGGAAGAAGATGATCTACGCCACCTCCTCGGCGACGGTCCCGAAACAGACCGTCGTCGTCCGCAAGGCGTACGGCGCGGGCATCTACGCGATGGGTGGGCCGGCCTACGACCCCGAGAGCGTCATCGGGCTCCCCTCCGGCGAGATCGGCATCATGGGGCCGGAGGCGGCGATCAACGCCGTCTACGCGCGGAAGCTCGCCGAGATCGACGACGAGGAGGAGCGCGCGGCGGAAGAGGAGCGCCTGCGCGAGGAGTACCGCGAGGGGATCGACGTCCACCGGATGGCGAGCGAGGTCGTCATCGACGAGATCGTTCCCCCCTCCGACCTCCGCGCCGAACTGGCCGCCCGGTTCGACTTCTACGAGGACGTTCGGAAGGACCTGCCGGAGAAGAAACACGGAACCGTCCTCTGA
- a CDS encoding redoxin domain-containing protein — translation MIGVGDTAPDFIAPAVSGGSAVELELFRLVEAHEAVALAFAPATFAPTCTAALAAVRDAGWSDRDDLAVVALTGDSLYAGFAYADRFDLPFPVVADFHGGVAESYDLLAPSWEGHSDIPRRATVVIDGDWTVRFAEATADALDRSDPAPVENATEAVREIGLDVDRPRVEYDGAW, via the coding sequence ATGATCGGCGTCGGCGACACGGCCCCGGACTTCATCGCCCCGGCGGTCTCGGGGGGAAGCGCAGTCGAACTAGAGCTGTTCCGGCTCGTCGAAGCGCACGAGGCCGTCGCCCTCGCCTTCGCGCCCGCGACGTTCGCGCCGACCTGTACCGCCGCGCTCGCCGCGGTCCGCGACGCGGGGTGGAGCGACCGCGACGACCTCGCCGTCGTCGCGCTCACCGGCGACTCGCTGTACGCCGGGTTCGCGTACGCAGACCGGTTCGACCTCCCGTTCCCGGTCGTCGCCGACTTCCACGGGGGCGTCGCGGAGTCGTACGACCTGCTCGCGCCGTCGTGGGAGGGTCACTCCGACATCCCGCGGCGCGCGACCGTCGTTATCGACGGCGACTGGACCGTCCGGTTCGCCGAGGCGACGGCCGACGCGCTCGACCGCTCCGACCCCGCGCCCGTCGAGAACGCGACGGAGGCCGTCCGTGAGATCGGTCTCGACGTCGACCGACCGCGGGTGGAGTACGACGGGGCGTGGTGA
- the gfo6 gene encoding D-xylose 1-dehydrogenase Gfo6, with protein sequence MEAALAEYLDEFTRRDWETLDPEAVTDPVRVAVVGLGWFAREWALPGIERSAYTEATVVTDVDAAAVEAVAAERDVTGVTPEELRAGAVADAYDAVYVATPNATHLEYVRAAAEQGKAVLCEKPLEATPERARRLVAACEEAGVPLMVGYRMQTDPAVRRLRDLLDAGVAGEVVGVHATMSQTMLGELGGDADQWRLDPALSGGGALMDLGVYPINTTRFALGADPVRVSGRTRSEHAAFADVDEHATFRLAFPGGVDALCTVSQNAQHASRLEVTGTEARLVLDPAFYEREDRGFAVVRDGTRIDVDFDQVHQIEEEFAYFGHHLLADEPFHPDGEHALVDVRALDGIYESAETGEPVALDDDYDPDAA encoded by the coding sequence ATGGAAGCCGCCCTCGCGGAGTACCTCGACGAGTTCACGCGCCGGGACTGGGAGACGCTCGATCCGGAGGCCGTCACCGACCCTGTCCGGGTCGCGGTCGTCGGCCTCGGGTGGTTCGCCCGCGAGTGGGCGCTGCCCGGCATCGAGCGGTCGGCGTACACCGAGGCGACCGTCGTCACCGACGTCGACGCCGCCGCCGTCGAGGCGGTCGCGGCCGAGCGCGACGTGACTGGCGTCACCCCCGAGGAACTCCGAGCCGGCGCGGTCGCGGACGCGTACGACGCGGTGTACGTCGCGACGCCGAACGCGACGCACTTGGAGTACGTCCGCGCGGCCGCGGAACAGGGGAAGGCCGTCCTCTGCGAGAAGCCGCTGGAGGCGACGCCGGAGCGCGCCCGACGGCTCGTGGCCGCGTGCGAGGAGGCCGGCGTCCCGCTGATGGTCGGCTACCGGATGCAGACCGACCCCGCCGTCCGGCGGCTCCGCGACCTGCTCGACGCGGGCGTCGCGGGCGAGGTGGTCGGCGTCCACGCGACGATGTCGCAGACGATGCTCGGCGAACTCGGCGGCGACGCGGACCAGTGGCGGCTTGACCCGGCGCTGTCGGGCGGCGGCGCGCTCATGGACCTCGGCGTCTACCCGATCAACACGACCCGGTTCGCGCTCGGCGCGGACCCGGTCCGCGTGTCCGGGCGGACCCGCTCGGAGCACGCGGCGTTCGCCGACGTCGACGAGCACGCCACGTTCCGGCTGGCGTTCCCGGGCGGCGTCGACGCGCTGTGTACGGTGAGCCAGAACGCGCAGCACGCGAGCCGGCTGGAGGTCACGGGAACGGAGGCGAGGCTGGTTCTGGACCCGGCGTTCTACGAGCGCGAGGACCGCGGGTTCGCCGTCGTCCGCGACGGCACCAGGATCGACGTGGACTTCGATCAGGTCCACCAGATCGAAGAGGAGTTCGCCTACTTCGGCCACCACCTGCTGGCGGACGAGCCGTTCCACCCGGACGGCGAGCACGCCCTCGTCGACGTGCGCGCGCTCGACGGAATCTACGAGTCGGCCGAGACCGGCGAGCCGGTCGCGCTAGATGACGACTACGACCCCGACGCGGCCTGA
- a CDS encoding aldo/keto reductase, translated as MTVPTKTLPSGAELPALGLGTYGLDDEETADSVRAALDAGYAHIDTAEGYHNEEVIGGALAEYDRDDVFLTSKVLAKNLNYESVIESCEASLDRLGTDYLDLYLIHWPNPAISLRETLRAMAELRERGLVRDVGVSNFSAYQLSCAHHISDVPIAVNQIEFHPWFQRPDLVDYCRETDTVIEAAAPLARTDVFGDEVVAELAEKYDKHPAQVVVRWAIDSGVVPLPRSSTPAHVRANAEMDWELEEADRRRLDNRDRDAPVYDTPARDWTSDVYGIEQ; from the coding sequence ATGACCGTTCCGACCAAGACGCTCCCGAGCGGCGCGGAGCTGCCGGCGCTCGGGCTGGGCACGTACGGCCTCGACGACGAGGAGACGGCCGACAGCGTGCGGGCGGCCCTCGACGCGGGGTACGCGCACATCGACACCGCCGAGGGGTACCACAACGAGGAAGTCATCGGGGGCGCGCTCGCGGAGTACGACCGCGACGACGTGTTCCTCACCTCGAAGGTGCTCGCGAAGAACCTCAACTACGAGTCGGTGATCGAGTCGTGCGAGGCGTCGCTCGACCGGCTCGGCACCGACTACCTCGACTTATACCTGATCCACTGGCCCAACCCCGCGATCTCGCTGCGCGAGACGCTCCGGGCGATGGCGGAGCTACGCGAGCGGGGACTCGTCCGCGACGTGGGCGTCTCCAACTTCAGCGCCTACCAGCTGAGCTGCGCCCACCACATCTCCGACGTGCCGATCGCGGTCAACCAGATCGAGTTCCACCCGTGGTTCCAGCGCCCCGATCTGGTCGACTACTGCCGCGAGACCGACACCGTCATCGAGGCGGCCGCGCCGCTCGCGCGGACGGACGTGTTCGGCGACGAGGTCGTCGCGGAGCTGGCGGAAAAGTACGACAAGCACCCCGCACAGGTCGTGGTCCGGTGGGCGATCGACAGCGGCGTCGTCCCGCTGCCGCGCTCGTCGACGCCGGCCCACGTCCGGGCCAACGCCGAGATGGACTGGGAGCTGGAGGAGGCCGACCGGCGGCGGCTCGACAATCGCGACCGCGACGCGCCGGTGTACGACACCCCCGCCCGCGACTGGACGAGCGACGTGTACGGGATCGAACAGTAG
- a CDS encoding PQQ-dependent sugar dehydrogenase yields the protein MADRSPRIDRRTALRATGGLVGTGTLPAIAGCLGGNGGDGSDDDGSGGDDGGEAPPPDDGADVDYAVETVADGFENPWGIAFLPGDGRLLVTERPGRLSLVDPADGTVEGVAGAPEVFPEGQGGLLDVAVHPDYPDDARVYLTYSATADGERGATTHVGAGRLPLDGDDGPALDGFEAFFAAEPFREGANHFGSRATFGPDGALFVTVGDRRDTNFGPDHVSQDRSTELGATLRLTPDGDPHPENPFVDDPDAADALYSYGHRNPQAMAVRPETGGLWQCEHGEEDGDEINVVERGGDYGWPVASEACRYGTDEPFAPAHDEREGVTAPVHYWPCGSGGFPPSGAVFYDGDAFPEWRGDLLAGTLAAQYLGRFTVDGDGLDATVTERDPLLDDREWRMRAVAVEPATGHLYVAVDDGDAPIARIVPA from the coding sequence ATGGCCGACCGTTCACCTCGAATCGACAGACGCACCGCCCTCCGCGCGACCGGCGGCCTCGTCGGGACCGGAACCCTCCCCGCGATCGCCGGGTGTCTCGGCGGAAACGGCGGCGACGGCAGCGATGACGACGGCAGCGGCGGCGACGACGGCGGCGAAGCCCCCCCGCCGGACGACGGCGCGGACGTGGACTACGCAGTCGAGACCGTCGCGGACGGCTTCGAGAACCCGTGGGGAATCGCCTTTCTGCCCGGCGACGGCCGCCTGCTCGTCACCGAGCGCCCGGGACGACTCTCGCTCGTCGATCCCGCGGACGGGACGGTCGAGGGGGTCGCGGGCGCGCCCGAAGTGTTCCCGGAGGGGCAGGGCGGCCTGCTCGACGTCGCGGTCCACCCCGACTACCCGGACGACGCCCGGGTCTACCTCACCTACAGCGCGACCGCCGACGGCGAGCGCGGCGCGACGACGCACGTCGGGGCCGGGCGGCTCCCGCTCGACGGCGACGACGGCCCCGCGCTCGACGGGTTCGAGGCGTTCTTCGCCGCCGAGCCGTTCCGCGAGGGCGCGAACCACTTCGGATCGCGGGCGACGTTCGGTCCCGACGGGGCGCTGTTCGTCACGGTCGGCGACCGGCGCGACACGAACTTCGGGCCCGACCACGTCTCGCAGGACCGATCGACCGAGCTGGGCGCGACGCTGCGGCTGACGCCCGACGGCGACCCCCACCCGGAGAACCCGTTCGTCGACGATCCGGACGCGGCCGACGCGCTGTACAGCTACGGCCACCGGAACCCGCAGGCGATGGCCGTCCGTCCCGAGACCGGCGGGCTCTGGCAGTGCGAACACGGCGAGGAGGACGGCGACGAGATCAACGTCGTCGAGCGCGGGGGGGACTACGGCTGGCCGGTCGCCAGCGAGGCCTGTCGCTACGGGACCGACGAGCCGTTCGCCCCGGCGCACGACGAGCGCGAGGGCGTGACCGCGCCGGTCCACTACTGGCCGTGCGGCTCCGGCGGCTTCCCGCCGAGCGGGGCCGTCTTCTACGACGGCGACGCGTTCCCCGAGTGGCGCGGCGACCTCCTCGCCGGCACGCTCGCGGCGCAGTACCTCGGGCGGTTCACGGTCGACGGCGACGGCCTCGACGCGACCGTGACCGAGCGCGACCCGCTGCTCGACGACCGGGAGTGGCGGATGCGCGCGGTCGCGGTGGAACCGGCCACCGGCCACCTCTACGTCGCGGTCGACGACGGCGACGCGCCGATCGCGCGGATCGTCCCGGCGTGA
- a CDS encoding putative RNA uridine N3 methyltransferase, with the protein MRTEDGLTICVPSSLVREAEDDREATRKLGYVARAAAVFRADRLVVFPDAEGDGRRGGEYVRTVLGYAATPPELRKDLWGQRDELRYVGVLPPLRVLWRTGSTPSGGESKTQGLVTEVGPEGRVRVNSPLREHPISLLVPSDMEVEQGERVTIRVSSREPVRARIAGKPEAGFQVVAADLSEALAGDGLAVATSRHGEELSVSRLGDLVSDAREAGGYTVAFGAPERGLPEMLGLSPDRIRAAVADGRSVEPDPGFDLWLNTIPAQASEVVRTEEALFATLGSLTLTE; encoded by the coding sequence ATGCGTACCGAAGACGGGCTCACGATCTGTGTACCGTCTTCGCTCGTTCGGGAGGCCGAGGACGACCGCGAGGCGACTCGCAAACTCGGCTACGTCGCCCGTGCGGCGGCGGTGTTCCGGGCGGATCGGCTGGTCGTCTTCCCCGACGCGGAAGGCGACGGTCGACGGGGCGGGGAGTACGTCCGCACCGTGCTGGGGTACGCCGCGACGCCCCCGGAGCTCCGGAAGGACCTCTGGGGACAGCGCGACGAACTCCGGTACGTCGGCGTGTTACCCCCGCTCCGCGTGCTGTGGCGGACCGGCTCGACCCCTAGCGGGGGAGAGTCGAAAACACAGGGACTCGTGACCGAGGTCGGACCTGAAGGCCGCGTCCGGGTCAATTCCCCGCTGCGGGAACACCCGATCTCCCTGCTCGTCCCCTCCGACATGGAGGTCGAGCAGGGGGAGCGCGTCACCATCAGGGTCTCTTCGAGAGAACCGGTCCGCGCCCGCATCGCCGGGAAGCCCGAGGCAGGCTTCCAGGTCGTGGCCGCGGACCTGTCGGAAGCGCTCGCCGGCGACGGACTGGCCGTCGCGACGTCGCGACACGGGGAGGAACTCTCCGTCTCGCGGCTCGGCGACCTCGTCTCGGACGCCCGCGAGGCCGGCGGTTACACCGTCGCCTTCGGCGCGCCCGAGCGGGGGCTTCCGGAGATGCTCGGGCTCTCGCCCGACCGCATTCGGGCGGCCGTCGCCGACGGCCGCTCGGTCGAACCCGATCCGGGGTTCGACCTCTGGCTGAACACGATCCCGGCACAGGCGAGCGAGGTCGTCCGGACGGAGGAGGCTCTGTTCGCGACCCTCGGCTCGCTCACACTCACGGAGTAA
- a CDS encoding 50S ribosomal protein L3, which yields MPQPSRPRKGSLGYGPRTRADSEVPRIRSWPEDDGAPALQGFAGYKAGMTHVMMVNDEANSPREGMEEAVPVTVVETPQMYAVAVRAYEETPYGQKPVAEVWSGEFHEELDRALDLPAEDTFEADAEELRALLDDDVVDDVRVITHTAPSELSNVPKKKPDVMETRVGGGSLEERADFALDLVAEGGAHEFGDVFRAGQYTDVSGITKGKGTQGPVKRWGVQKRKGKHARQGWRRRIGNLGPWNPSRVRSTVPQQGQTGYHQRTELNKRLIDFGEGDDASVDGGFVNYGEVDGEYALIKGSLPGPDQRLLRFRPAIRPNDQPRLDPEVRYVSTESNQG from the coding sequence ATGCCACAACCAAGCCGACCACGAAAAGGCTCGCTGGGCTACGGCCCGCGCACCCGCGCAGACAGCGAGGTGCCGCGCATCCGTTCGTGGCCAGAAGACGACGGGGCCCCTGCGCTGCAGGGATTCGCCGGCTACAAAGCCGGAATGACCCACGTCATGATGGTCAACGACGAGGCGAACTCGCCGCGTGAGGGAATGGAGGAGGCCGTTCCCGTCACCGTCGTCGAGACGCCGCAGATGTACGCCGTCGCCGTGCGAGCCTACGAAGAGACGCCGTACGGACAGAAGCCGGTCGCAGAGGTCTGGAGCGGCGAGTTCCACGAGGAGCTCGACCGCGCTCTCGACCTGCCGGCGGAAGACACCTTCGAGGCCGACGCGGAGGAGCTGCGCGCGCTGCTCGACGACGACGTCGTCGACGACGTGCGCGTCATCACTCACACCGCGCCCTCGGAGCTCTCGAACGTGCCCAAGAAGAAGCCCGACGTCATGGAGACGCGCGTCGGCGGCGGCTCCCTCGAGGAGCGCGCCGACTTCGCGCTGGATCTGGTCGCCGAGGGTGGTGCCCACGAGTTCGGCGACGTCTTCCGCGCGGGGCAGTACACCGACGTCTCCGGCATCACGAAGGGCAAGGGGACGCAGGGTCCCGTCAAGCGGTGGGGCGTTCAAAAGCGGAAGGGCAAACACGCCCGTCAGGGATGGCGGCGTCGGATCGGCAACCTCGGTCCGTGGAACCCCTCCCGCGTCCGCTCGACCGTGCCCCAGCAGGGCCAGACCGGCTACCACCAGCGCACCGAGCTCAACAAGCGCCTCATCGACTTCGGCGAGGGCGACGACGCCTCCGTCGACGGCGGCTTCGTCAACTACGGCGAGGTCGACGGCGAGTACGCGCTCATCAAGGGCTCGCTGCCGGGACCGGACCAGCGCCTGCTGCGCTTCCGCCCGGCCATCCGGCCGAACGACCAGCCGCGCCTCGACCCCGAGGTCCGGTACGTTTCAACCGAATCCAACCAGGGATAA
- the rpl4p gene encoding 50S ribosomal protein L4: MNATVHDLDGDEAGTIDLPDVFETAFRPDLIGRAIGAAQANRKQAYGADEFAGLRTPAESFGSGRGLAHVPRSENVARRVPHAVSGRAAHPPKAEKDQTKKLNDKERQLAIRSAIAATTDAELVAERGHAFDEDLDLPLVVSDEFEDLQKTQEALSVLEAVGVDADIERSEEGRSVRAGQGKARGRKYRQPKSVLVVTSEEPSRAARNLAGVDVATADEVNAEDLAPGAHPGRLTLWTESAVSEVADR, from the coding sequence ATGAACGCAACAGTACACGACCTGGACGGCGACGAGGCCGGCACGATCGATCTGCCGGACGTCTTCGAGACCGCGTTCCGACCGGACCTCATCGGTCGCGCGATCGGTGCCGCCCAGGCCAACCGAAAGCAGGCCTACGGGGCAGACGAGTTCGCCGGGCTGCGGACGCCCGCCGAGTCGTTCGGCTCCGGCCGCGGGCTCGCGCACGTGCCGCGTTCCGAGAACGTCGCCCGTCGCGTCCCGCACGCCGTGTCGGGGCGCGCCGCGCACCCGCCGAAGGCCGAGAAGGACCAGACGAAGAAACTGAACGACAAGGAGCGACAGCTCGCCATCCGGTCGGCCATCGCGGCCACGACCGACGCCGAGCTCGTCGCCGAGCGCGGCCACGCGTTCGACGAGGATCTCGACCTCCCGCTCGTCGTGAGCGACGAGTTCGAGGACCTCCAGAAGACGCAGGAGGCCCTGAGCGTGCTCGAAGCCGTCGGCGTCGACGCCGACATCGAGCGCTCCGAGGAGGGCCGCTCCGTCCGCGCCGGGCAGGGCAAGGCCCGCGGCCGCAAGTACCGCCAGCCGAAGTCTGTCCTCGTCGTCACCAGCGAGGAGCCGTCCCGCGCCGCCCGCAACCTCGCGGGCGTCGACGTCGCGACCGCCGACGAGGTCAACGCCGAGGACCTCGCGCCGGGCGCGCACCCGGGCCGACTCACGCTGTGGACCGAAAGCGCCGTCTCGGAGGTGGCAGACCGATGA
- a CDS encoding 50S ribosomal protein L23 produces the protein MNSVIEHPIVTEQAMNEMDFNNKLLFLVDVDATKPEISSEVAERYDVGVVGVNTQVTPQGEKKAIVTLSEDDDATEIASRIGVF, from the coding sequence ATGAACTCGGTCATCGAGCATCCGATCGTCACCGAGCAGGCGATGAACGAGATGGACTTCAACAACAAGCTGCTGTTCCTCGTCGACGTGGACGCGACTAAGCCGGAGATCAGCTCCGAGGTCGCCGAGCGCTACGACGTGGGCGTCGTCGGCGTGAACACGCAGGTGACGCCGCAGGGCGAGAAGAAGGCGATCGTCACCCTCTCCGAGGACGACGACGCGACCGAAATCGCCTCGCGCATCGGGGTGTTCTAA
- a CDS encoding 50S ribosomal protein L2, giving the protein MGRRIQGQRRGRGGPTFRAPSHRYKAELSHKKLEDRDTITGEIVGIEHDPARSAPLAEIEFEDDDRRLVLAPEGVRVGETIQVGVSAEIKPGNTLPLAEIPEGVPVCNVESNRGDGGKFARASGVSATLLTHDRDVAVVQLPSGEVKRLDPQCRATIGVVAGGGRTEKPFVKAGNKHHKMKARGTKYPRVRGVAMNAVDHPFGGGGRQHPGQPKSVSRNAPPGRKVGDIASKRTGRGGNK; this is encoded by the coding sequence ATGGGACGACGAATCCAAGGACAACGGCGCGGACGCGGCGGCCCGACGTTCCGGGCCCCCTCGCACCGTTACAAGGCGGAACTGTCGCACAAGAAGCTCGAAGACCGTGACACGATCACCGGCGAGATCGTCGGGATCGAACACGACCCCGCCCGCTCGGCTCCGCTCGCGGAGATCGAGTTCGAGGACGACGACCGTCGGCTCGTGCTCGCGCCGGAAGGCGTGCGCGTGGGCGAGACGATCCAGGTCGGCGTCTCGGCGGAGATCAAGCCGGGCAACACGCTCCCGCTGGCGGAGATCCCCGAGGGCGTCCCGGTCTGTAACGTGGAGAGCAACCGCGGGGACGGCGGGAAGTTCGCGCGCGCCTCGGGCGTGTCCGCGACGCTTCTCACACACGACCGCGACGTCGCGGTCGTCCAGCTCCCCAGCGGCGAAGTGAAGCGACTCGACCCCCAGTGCCGCGCCACGATCGGCGTGGTCGCGGGCGGCGGCCGGACGGAGAAACCCTTCGTCAAGGCCGGGAACAAACACCACAAGATGAAAGCGCGCGGCACCAAATACCCGCGCGTGCGCGGCGTCGCGATGAACGCCGTCGACCACCCCTTCGGTGGCGGTGGTCGCCAACACCCCGGACAGCCGAAGTCCGTCTCGCGGAACGCCCCGCCGGGACGCAAGGTGGGTGACATCGCATCCAAGCGCACCGGACGAGGTGGCAACAAATGA
- a CDS encoding 30S ribosomal protein S19, producing the protein MSSDYRTGREDKEFAYRGHSLDELQEMDVDEVAELLPARQRRSIVRGLGTEQQKLLETVRSRDKETTADDPIRTHLRDMPVLPEFVGVTFAVYNGHSFERVQVEPEMIGHYLGEFHLTRSTVEHGQAGIGATRSSKFVPLK; encoded by the coding sequence ATGAGTTCAGATTACCGAACCGGCCGCGAGGACAAGGAGTTCGCCTACCGCGGTCACTCGCTCGACGAGCTGCAGGAGATGGACGTAGACGAGGTCGCGGAACTGCTCCCCGCACGCCAGCGGCGAAGCATCGTTCGCGGACTCGGCACCGAACAGCAGAAGCTGCTGGAGACGGTCCGGAGCCGCGACAAGGAGACGACGGCCGACGACCCGATCCGGACGCACCTGCGCGACATGCCAGTGCTGCCGGAGTTCGTCGGCGTCACCTTCGCCGTGTACAACGGTCACAGCTTCGAGCGCGTTCAGGTCGAGCCCGAAATGATCGGGCACTACCTCGGTGAGTTCCACCTCACCCGAAGCACCGTCGAACACGGTCAGGCCGGCATCGGCGCGACCCGGTCCTCGAAGTTCGTGCCCCTCAAGTAA
- a CDS encoding 50S ribosomal protein L22, with protein sequence MGINYSVEADPETTAKGMLRDRPISVKDSKEISREIKGETVADAEEFLREVIDEETSVPMRQHNAGAGHRSDIDGWDAGRYPEKAAKDFLKLLENVKNNADEQGFDGEEMIIKHVAPHKVGERPGRNPRAAGATEWNTTLADVELIIEEPEADN encoded by the coding sequence ATGGGAATCAACTACAGCGTCGAGGCCGACCCGGAGACCACCGCCAAGGGGATGCTCCGCGACCGGCCCATCAGCGTGAAGGACAGCAAGGAGATCTCCCGAGAGATCAAAGGCGAGACGGTCGCCGACGCGGAGGAGTTCCTCCGGGAGGTCATCGACGAGGAGACCTCGGTGCCGATGCGCCAGCACAACGCCGGCGCGGGCCACCGCTCCGACATCGACGGCTGGGACGCGGGACGGTACCCCGAGAAGGCCGCAAAGGACTTCCTCAAGCTCTTGGAGAACGTCAAGAACAACGCCGACGAGCAGGGGTTCGACGGCGAGGAGATGATCATCAAACACGTCGCCCCGCACAAGGTCGGCGAACGCCCCGGCCGGAACCCCCGCGCCGCGGGCGCGACGGAGTGGAACACCACGCTCGCGGACGTCGAACTGATCATCGAGGAGCCGGAGGCTGACAACTAA